CCCCCGCCGGCGCTGTCGCCCATCACGGCCAGCCGGGACGAGTCGACGCCCAGGTCGCCGGCGTGGTCGCTGAGCCAGCACAATGCCGCGTAGCAGTCCTGAAGCGGAGTCGGATGCGGGAATTCCGGGGCCACCCGGTAGTCCACCACCAGCATCGGCACCCCGGAGGCAGCGACGTAGCCGCGCACCGCCGCGTCGTAGAGCGGACCCAGGTGTCCCCAGTCCAGGATCATTCCGCCGCCATGCAGATACAGCACGGCGCTGCCTGGCTGATCAGCGCCGGTTCGCCGGTACCAGCGCAACGGCAGGGTGCCGCCGTCGTAGGTCAGCGAAAACTCTTGGGTCTCTACGCCGGTGACCGGTGGCAGCGACGCCAGCACCTGATTGAAGGTATGCCCCACGTTGCGCCGACGAGCGGCGACATCACCGACCTGCGGCGCCGGTGCAGTGTCGGCACCGTCGCGCATCGCGAGCAGCGCCGCCAGCACCTGCGGGTCGGGTTGCCCGGCCATCAGTGTTGCGCCCCAGGCACCGCGGTGGCCACCACTTTTGTCTCGAGGTATTCCTCGAAGCCCGCCAGTCCCATCTCCCGGCCGACCCCGGACTGCTTGTAGCCCCCGAACGGCACGTCGGCGGAGTACCACATGCCGCCGTTGACGTTGACGGTCCCGGCGCGCAGTTGCGACGCCATTCGGGCGGCGCGCTCGGCAGACCCGAACACCGTGGCGGACAACCCATACGGCGAGTCATTGGCGATGCGCAGCGCGTCGGCGTCCCCGTCGTGGGCCAACACCACCAACACCGGGCCGAAAATCTCTTCGCGGGCCACCCGGGCCTGGTTGGTCAGCCCGGCGATCACCGTCGGCTCGATGAAGAAGCCCCGGTCCAGGCCGGCCGGCCTGCCGCCACCGCAGTGAAACGTCCCGCCTTCGGCGATCGCCAGATCAAGGTAGGACTGCACCCGATCCCGCTGCTTCGCCGAGATCAGCGGTCCGCACAGTGTTTTCGGATCGTTGGGGTCACCCACCGCGACCCGCGACATCGCGGCAGCTACCGCGTCGAGCGCCTCGCCGTAGCGTTCGCGCGGCACCAGCAGGCGGGTGGTCAGGGCGCACCCCTGCCCGGCGTGCATCGCCACCGTCGACGCGGCGGCTGCGCAGGCGGCGGACAGCTCGGCGTCATCGAGGATCACGAACGCCGACTTGCCGCCGAGCTCCAGAAAGACCTTCTTGATGGTCTGTGCGGCAGCGGTCATCACCGAACGTCCGGTCGCCGTCGAGCCGGTAAAGGAGACCACGTCCACGCGAGGGTCCTGCGCGAGCTGGGCACCGATGCGGTGGTCAGAAGCGGTGACGATGTTGACAACTCCGGGCGGAAAATCGGTCTTCTCGGCGATGATCCGGCCGACTTCGGCTGCGCACCAGGGGGTGTCGGGGGCCGGCTTGAGGACGACGGTGTTGCCAGCCGCCAGCGCCGGCCCGATCTTGGCGAACGTGACCTGATGGGGAAAATTCCACGGCGTGATCGCTCCGACTACGCCGAACGGCTCCCGCACGACGGTCCGCGCGGTGGCGATACCCATCGGGGCCGCCACCCCGAGGTCCACCTGCCACGGGTAGCTCTCCGCGGTGGCAGCCGGGAAACCCAGGTCATCGACGGGCGTCTGCAGCTGGCCTCGGTAGGTCAGCGACCGGGGCGCCCCGACTTCGGCGATGGTGATCTCACGCAGCGTCTCGATCTCGTCGTTGAGCGCGTCGCGCAGCTGGCGCAGACAGTGCACCCGCAATGCGGTGTCGCGGCCCCAGTCCGAGGTGTCGAACGCCGTGCGGGCGGCGGCGATCGCGCGGTCGAGGTCGGCGGCATCGCCGTCGGCGGCCGCACCGATGGCTTCCTCGGTGGCCGGGTTGACGGTGTCAAAAGCGCCCCCGCCACCGGCGACCAGCGCGCCGTCGATCAGCAGCTGGGTCGGCGCACCGGTCACAGTGCCTAGGCTAACGGCGGGACGCCGACATAATCAATCGATTGATCATTTCGTCCGCTACGGTGGCGCCCAGGAAGTGACAGGCCAATCCCATGCCACTGCTGAGCGCCCTGCGCCTGAATATGACGAACACCCCCGGCGCCGGACATGACGACCGGTATCGGACGGCATTGGCGATGGCGTCCTACGCCGACGCGAACGGAGTCACCGCCGTCGGTTGCGAAGAACATCACCTTGCGGCCACCGGGTGGCTGCCCGCCCCGCTGCTGGTAGCCGCCGCCGTCGCGGGATGCACCACCAACATCCGCATCAGCATCAACGCCCTGCTGGTACCGCTCTACGACCCGGTGCGCCTCGCCGAGGACATCGCGGTCCTCGACCAGCTGTCCGGCGGACGCGTCAGCTATATCGCCGGAATCGGTTACCGTACACAGGAATACCACGCAGTTGGCAAAGACTATCGGCGACGGGGACGGCTGATGGACGACTGCCTCGAGGTGCTGCTCAAAGCCTGGGGCGACGAGCCCTTCGAGTATCACGGCCAGTTGATCGATGTGACACCCAAGCCGTACACCAAGCCGCATCCGGTGTTGTTCGTCGGCGGGATGAGCGCCGCAGCCGCCCGCCGAGCAGCCCGGTTCGGTTTGCCGTTCTCCCCGCCGATGCCCATGCCCGAGATCGAAGCGGTGTATCGAGAGGAACTGGCGCGCAACGGCAAACAAGGCTTCGTGTTCAGCCCCGAGAACGGCAACACCGTGACTCATCTGACCACCGACCCCGAGGCGGCGTGGGCTCGATGCGGTGAGCATTTCCTGCACGAGGCAACCGAATACAGCTCGTGGGCGGTGCCGGAGGTGCCTCGCCCCAACGAGAGTCCGACCGCCACGATCAACGAGCTGCGCGCGTCCGCCAAGATCGAAGTGCTGACCCCCGACGAGCTCCTCGCGCAGTGTCGCGCCGGCCGCACCGGGGTGACCCTGCACCCGCTGATCGGCGGGCTGCCGATCGACGAGGGCTGGGAGAGCCTGCGACTGCTGGTCGAACGGGTGCTGCCGGCACTCAAACCCTAGCTGGGACAGCGCGGCTCAACAGTCATCTCCGATACCATGGGCGCGATGGACCGTCCAGCCGAATCCAAAGTCGACGCCCGTGCGCTCAATGGTGTTTCGGAAACCGCCCTGATGACGCTCAACGGGCGGGCATATCAGGCCGCACACTCCCACGCCATCATCGACGACCCGGAGGCGATTCGACTCGTCGAGTCCATCGCGTTCGACTTCGACAAGTTCGGACGTCGTGGCCAGGAGATGGCGCTACGGTCGCTGGCCGTCGATCGATGCGCGACGGCCTATCTGCATGAGCACCCCGAGGCGACGGTGGTGGCGCTTGCCGAAGGCTTCCAAACCAGCTTCTGGCGCCTGAACAGTATTATTGGCGATCCGCGATTCAATTGGGTGTCAGTGGATTTGGAGCCGGTGATGCGGCTTCGCGAACGGTTGCTGCCGACCTCACCGCGCATCACCAACCTGGCGCAGTCGGCGTTGGACTACAGCTGGATGGCACAGGTTGATTCCAGTGCCGGCGTCTTCATCACCGCCGAAGGTCTGCTGATGTATCTGCAGCCACGCCAGGCGATGGACCTCATCGCGGCGTGTGCCGAACGTTTCCCCGGCGGTCAGATGTTCTTCGATGTCCCACCGACCCTGGTCAAGAAAGTGGCTCCGCGCGGGATGCGATCATCGCGGCACTACCGCGTCCCCCCGATGCCGTTCAGCCTTTCACCCCGTCAGCTCGCCAGGCTGACCCAGACGGTGCCGGGTATCAAAGCCGTGCACGATGTGCCGATACCCAAGGGGCGTGGCCTGTTCTTTGGAACCTTGTTTCCGGCCTTCTGGCAGTGGGGTCCCACGAAGAATTTTCGGGGCGCCTACACGCTGCTTGAGTTCGCCTGAGAACTCGAGGCGGGTCAGGCGGCGGTGATCTCCAGGCCGACGTGCACCTTGTCGATTCCACCGCGCACGAGCGAATGCGGGACGAACCACCAGGCGTGCCACCAGTACCGCTTGACGACGGCGTCGTAGACCCGCCGGGTCTCGGACTTGGGCAGGACCCGGGCCACCGCCTCCACGGGGTCCCCTTTGGGTTTGCCCAGGACGCCACACTTTTGGATGGTGACTCGCGGAGTGTTGTTGATCCGCTTGGTCTTCCACGACCCGTCGTCGGTGATGACCAACAGCCGGTCCCCGACGGGCGCACCCCACACCGGGGTCGGCTTGGGCTTGCCGTCCTTGGTGAACGTCGTCAGCAGCAGGTACTTCTCCCGGTACACATCGGAGAATGCCGGTGTCGTCATCAGTCGATTCTGGCAGTTTTCAGCGGATCGTTGGGGCGTACGCCGCGATAGATACCCCGCCGGACGATCCACGGATACAGCACCCGCTCGATCGACCAGACCGGGAACCGGAACGCACGCCCGGACGGCGCGAACACCTCCAGGCCCTCGGGCCCCGCCCCCAGCACCGAACCCCACCGCCGGGTGGGTGGCCGGTAGTGCCGTAGCGGCTTGCCGGTGAGGGCGGCCCGCACGTTGTGCGCCAGTAGCCCGTCCGCGCGGTTGCGGGCCGAGCTGCGCAGCGGGTCGGTCGCCGCGACATCGCCGATCGCGAACACTCCGCGATGTCCGGGCACCCGCAGGTCGGTGCAGACCCGGACGAAGCCGGCGTCGTCGAGCAGCTCGGCCGGCAGCCAGTCGGTGTTGGGTCGCACCTTCCCGATCGCCCACAGCACGGCATCGGCCGATGCCGGGTCCTGACCGGTGCTGAAGCGGACCGGGTCATCGGTGATGCGGTCGCAGCCGAACCCGTCGGGCACCAGGGCTCGGTGGTCGGGATGGAGGCTCACGCGCGCGTCGGCCAATCTGCGCTCGATGGTGTGCCAGACCCGCGGATGGTGCTCACGCAGCGGGCGCGGACCCGGAAAGTACAGGTCGACCCGTTTGGCCGGCCAGGTGCGGGCGATGTTGGCGGCGCTGCTGACCGCCGCGGCACCGCCGCCCACCACGATGACTGATCCGGCCCTGGCCAGTCGGGCGTGTGCGGCGGTCAGCTCGGCGGCGACATCACCGGCCGACTGCGTGGTGGGCCGACGCCAGAAGCCGTTGCTGACCCCGGTCGCGATGATCAGGGCGTCATAGGGCTCATCGCGGCTGACACCGTCAGCACACGCGACGGTCAGGGTTCTGGCACCCAGATCGACGCCGGACACCGCACCGTGCACGGTGCGCACCGCGTCCAGGCGGGGCAATCGGTCGAATGGCAGCCAGTAGTCGCGCGCCCACTGCTGCGGGCGGGACAGCCGCAGACCCAGCTCCTGGCCGCTCACCAGGGCGGGTTTCACCGAAATGCCGACCACGTCGGCGTGCTTGGCCAGCCGGATCGCGGTGAGAACGCCGCTGTCGCCCAGCCCTGCTATGACTACCCGCGGTCGCGTCACCGGCACAACTCAGCTCTGGGAGGCCTTCTTACGTTCGATGTCGGCCAACGCAGCGGCCAGCTCGGCTCGCTCGGCGGCCGAGGTTTCCCAGGCCAGTTTGCGGTTCTTGACCACCTTGGCCGGTGCCCCCACCGCAATCGAGTAATCCGGGATGACGCCCTTGACCACCGCGTGAGCGCCCAGGACGCAACCGCGACCGACGCTGGTGTCACGCAGGATGGTGACCTTCGCCGCGATCCAGGTGTCCGGGCCGATCCGCACCGGGCTCTTGATGATGCCCTGGTCCTTGATCGGCACGTTGATGTCGTCCATCTTGTGGTCGAAGTCGCAGACGTAGCACCAGTCGGCCATCAGCACGGAATCACCGAGCTCGATGTCGAGGTAGGTGTTGATGACGTTGTCGCGTCCCAGCACCACTTTGTCGCCGAACCGCAGCGAGCCTTCGTGGGCCCGGATGGTGTTCTTGTCGCCGATGTGCACCCAGCGGCCGATCTCCATATGCGACATCTCCGGGGTGGCCTGGATCTCCACGCCCTTGCCCAGGAAAACCATGCCGCGGGTGATGATGTGCGGGTTGGCCAACTTGAACTTCAGCAGCCGCCAGTAGCGCACCAGGTACCACGGTGTGTAGGCCCGGTTGGCCAAGACCCAGCGCAGCGAGGCCAGCGTGAGGAACTTGGCCTGGCGCGGGTCACGCAGGCGCGAACCCCGCCAGCGTTTGTGGATCGGAGCACCCCACATCGTCGTCATGGCCGGAAAGCCTACGCGAGCGTTTTCTTGCCACGCGCTACCCTCACCTGGACTCGTTCACTGCCCGGCCGAGGATTGGGGATTGCCACTGTGTTGCGGCGACGTGGTGTCCTGGCCGGCATCGCCATGGTGGCGCTGGCGGGGCTTCTTGGCGGCTGCGCGAACACCGATTCCTGGGTGGATGCCGCGCCCGCGCCAGGCTGGCCCGCCCAGTATGCCGATGCCGCCAACAGCAGTCATACCGCCACGGCGGGAGCCACCGACCTGCAGCTGGACTGGATCCGCTCGGTCAAAGGCGAGCTGGGAGCCCAGCCCGCCCTGGGCGTCCACGGCTGGATGATGCTCAACGCTGCGACCGAGGCCGGTTGTTCGCTGATGCAGTGGGAGAACGCCGACCGCGGCCGACAGCGCTGGTGCACTCGGCTGCATCAGGGCGGCGGGTTCTTCGGCGCGCTCATCGACGGCTTCGACAACGTCTATGTCGGGCAGCCGGGCGCCATGCTGTCGTTTCCGCCCACCCAATGGATCCGTTGGCGCGCACCGGTGATCGGAATGCCCTCCACGCCGCGGATCCTCGGCGACGGCCTGCTGCTGGTCGTGACCCATTTGGGCCAGGTGCTGATTTTCGACACGCATCGCGGCGCGGTCGTCGGCACGCCGCTGGACCTGGTGGACGGTGTCGACCCGACCGACTTCCGGCGCGGACTGTCGGACTGCGCCGCCGCCCGGCCAGACTGCCCAGTCGCCGCCGCACCTGCCTTCTCACCGGAGAGCAACGTCGCAGTGGTGAGCCTGTGGCAGCCGGGTGCCAAGGAGTCCGGCTTGGTGGGTCTCAAATACCACCCGGGCGGCGTCCCGCTGCTCACCCAGGAGTGGAGCAGCGATGCCGTCGCCGCCGGGGTGTTGGCCAGCCCCGTGCTGTCCGCCGACGGTTCCACGATCTACGTCAACGGGCGCGACCAGCGCCTGTGGGCGATCAACGCCGCCGACGGCAAGGCGAAATGGTCAGTGCCGCTGAAGTTCTTGGCTCAAACACCACCGGCGGTGACGCCCGGCGGATTGATCGTCTCGGGCGGTGGCCCCGACACCGAACTGGTTGCCTACGCCGACCGCGGGGACTACGCCGAGCAGGTGTGGCGCCGCGAGGACACCGTGCCGCTGTCCTCGTCGAGTCTGGCGGGCAAGGTGGGCTACACCGTGGTCGCCGGTACCAGCCTCGGCCCGGCGGGCTTGTCTCTGTTGGTCTTCGATCCTGCCGACGGTCACACCCTCAACAGCTATCCGCTGCCCGAAGCGCGCGGGTTTCCCGTCGGGGTGTCGGTCGGCAATGACCGGCGGGTGGCGGTCGCCACCAGCGCTGGTCAGGTGTTCAGCTTCGCCCCCGCCTGAGTGCGACTGGTTGCCAGCGCGCTCGCGATCGCCTAGACGGCCAGCGCCGGGAGCGCGGTGCGCGGCACCTTGACCGAGGTGGCACCGGAGCTCATCGGCAGCAGCTCGCCGGGCGCGAAGTAGAAGATCACCTCGTCGTTGGTGATGGCGAAGTTCTGGTAGTGCGCCGGGTCCAGCCCCGAGCCCGACGAGATCAGGATCGCGGGCACTCCGGTCTGGCGTTCGAGATCGCGCTGCACCACCGGAAAGATCGCTTCCAGCGGCTTGCTGCCCTGCGCGAACAGGGTCTCGAAGGTGATCGGCTTGCGCGACGCCAAGTCGTAGTTGAAAGCCTGGAACCAGGTGGACGGCTGCGGGCCACCGAGGTCTTGGAAGATCTTCAGCACGACGCTCTGGGTGCCTTTGGGGGCCTGACCCGAACGGTGCTGCTCGGATGTGGCGTCCATTTCGTAGGGCATGTCGCGCGAGCCGGGTGACTTGGCCACGGTCAAGAACCCGTCGCGGTTCTGCACCAGGTACTCGGTCAGGGTCTGCTGATCGGGGTAGTCGACCGGAAACCGCATGTCGAGGGTGTAGTTGGCGTTGGACGAGTGGACGTGACATTGCCCGGACTCGAGCGTGCCGCCCAATTCGGCACAGGGCGAGACCGCGCCCGCCGAGGGCGTACCCGCCATGCCCAGCCAGCTGCCCACTGCACCGCCCGCCAACAGGGCGGCCACCAGAATGCGCATCGTCGGTTTGTCTCGCTTTGTCTCGCCTTGCCGCAGCAAGCAGGAATGGCCCGAAGCCGACAGCCTACCGGGCGCCTTAGCGCGACGGACGGCAGACGAACGCAATCGCCCGCGCCGCTGCCCCCGTCCCGATGCGGGTGATCACCACCGACAGGGCCTGGGTCCCGCGCAGCCGCAACCGGCGGCGCAGAGCGTCCGGGTCGGCCTGCACGTCGCGCACGCCCCGCACCAGGATTTCCAGGGCACCGCAGTCGCGGGCCGCCAACGCCTGACGCAGCCGCTTTTCGCTGTAGGCCAGCGTTTCGAGCACCTCGAATCCGCGTACACCGTCCGGTAATTCGTCGCCGGATAGATAGGCGATCTCGGGGTCGAGCTGCCAGAGTCCGTGCCGGGCGCCGTACTGGCGCACCAGGCCGGCCCGCACCACCGCGCCGTCGGGGTCGATGAGCCAGCGCCCCGCCGGCCGCACGTCGCAGTCGTCGGGCTCGGCATCGGTGATCTGCTCGCCACGGTCGAGGCTCACCGCGCGGCGGCGCACCCCGGGTCCGGCCAGGCCGGGCGACCACAGGCAGGCTTCCCGCACCGAGGCGCGCCAGGAGGTGACTTCGATCTCGCCGTCAAATCCCAGTTGCCGGATCTTCTCGAAATCGATTCCGGGAGCGACCTTTACCACCATGTCGCGGTCGCGGTAGACCTCCAGCAGCCGGTCCAGGGCGGGCTGGTAGTCGGCCGGGTCGAAACGACGCCGCCCGCCGCCGCGCCGGCCGGGGTCGGCCAGCACCACCGTGCCGCGGCTGACCGGCGCCAGGGCATCGGCGCGAACAACGCAGTCGACGTCATTGCCCACGTTGTAGCGCGCCATCGCCAGCCGTACCGGGTCCAGGTCGCTGCCGAGCACCCGATCGATCAGCTCGGACAGCGCTGCCAGCTCGGTGCCGACCGAGCAGGTCACGTCGTGCACGACGGCACCCGGGGCCGCGGCTGCGATCCGGTGCGCCCGGTGCCGTGCCACCGGCGCGGCACTGGCTTGCTGCAGCGCCTCGTCGGTGAACAGCCACCGTGACGCCTCGGGCAGCTCAGCCAATTTGGCGGCGGCACGCCG
The window above is part of the Mycolicibacter sp. MU0102 genome. Proteins encoded here:
- a CDS encoding acyltransferase, translating into MTTMWGAPIHKRWRGSRLRDPRQAKFLTLASLRWVLANRAYTPWYLVRYWRLLKFKLANPHIITRGMVFLGKGVEIQATPEMSHMEIGRWVHIGDKNTIRAHEGSLRFGDKVVLGRDNVINTYLDIELGDSVLMADWCYVCDFDHKMDDINVPIKDQGIIKSPVRIGPDTWIAAKVTILRDTSVGRGCVLGAHAVVKGVIPDYSIAVGAPAKVVKNRKLAWETSAAERAELAAALADIERKKASQS
- a CDS encoding PPOX class F420-dependent oxidoreductase, translating into MTTPAFSDVYREKYLLLTTFTKDGKPKPTPVWGAPVGDRLLVITDDGSWKTKRINNTPRVTIQKCGVLGKPKGDPVEAVARVLPKSETRRVYDAVVKRYWWHAWWFVPHSLVRGGIDKVHVGLEITAA
- a CDS encoding LLM class flavin-dependent oxidoreductase, whose protein sequence is MPLLSALRLNMTNTPGAGHDDRYRTALAMASYADANGVTAVGCEEHHLAATGWLPAPLLVAAAVAGCTTNIRISINALLVPLYDPVRLAEDIAVLDQLSGGRVSYIAGIGYRTQEYHAVGKDYRRRGRLMDDCLEVLLKAWGDEPFEYHGQLIDVTPKPYTKPHPVLFVGGMSAAAARRAARFGLPFSPPMPMPEIEAVYREELARNGKQGFVFSPENGNTVTHLTTDPEAAWARCGEHFLHEATEYSSWAVPEVPRPNESPTATINELRASAKIEVLTPDELLAQCRAGRTGVTLHPLIGGLPIDEGWESLRLLVERVLPALKP
- a CDS encoding alpha/beta hydrolase yields the protein MAGQPDPQVLAALLAMRDGADTAPAPQVGDVAARRRNVGHTFNQVLASLPPVTGVETQEFSLTYDGGTLPLRWYRRTGADQPGSAVLYLHGGGMILDWGHLGPLYDAAVRGYVAASGVPMLVVDYRVAPEFPHPTPLQDCYAALCWLSDHAGDLGVDSSRLAVMGDSAGGGLAAGVGLLARDRGGPAIAAQLLIYPMLDDRTREAGAAGATLLTWSYDDNVTGWTALLGEGGADGYAAPARADDLAGLPPTYIDVGGLDIFAPEDVDFAHRLIAAGVPVELHVYPGCPHAFDLLVPDAAVSQRVIAHRGRYLAAL
- a CDS encoding esterase, with product MRILVAALLAGGAVGSWLGMAGTPSAGAVSPCAELGGTLESGQCHVHSSNANYTLDMRFPVDYPDQQTLTEYLVQNRDGFLTVAKSPGSRDMPYEMDATSEQHRSGQAPKGTQSVVLKIFQDLGGPQPSTWFQAFNYDLASRKPITFETLFAQGSKPLEAIFPVVQRDLERQTGVPAILISSGSGLDPAHYQNFAITNDEVIFYFAPGELLPMSSGATSVKVPRTALPALAV
- a CDS encoding FAD-dependent oxidoreductase; the encoded protein is MTRPRVVIAGLGDSGVLTAIRLAKHADVVGISVKPALVSGQELGLRLSRPQQWARDYWLPFDRLPRLDAVRTVHGAVSGVDLGARTLTVACADGVSRDEPYDALIIATGVSNGFWRRPTTQSAGDVAAELTAAHARLARAGSVIVVGGGAAAVSSAANIARTWPAKRVDLYFPGPRPLREHHPRVWHTIERRLADARVSLHPDHRALVPDGFGCDRITDDPVRFSTGQDPASADAVLWAIGKVRPNTDWLPAELLDDAGFVRVCTDLRVPGHRGVFAIGDVAATDPLRSSARNRADGLLAHNVRAALTGKPLRHYRPPTRRWGSVLGAGPEGLEVFAPSGRAFRFPVWSIERVLYPWIVRRGIYRGVRPNDPLKTARID
- a CDS encoding aldehyde dehydrogenase — protein: MTGAPTQLLIDGALVAGGGGAFDTVNPATEEAIGAAADGDAADLDRAIAAARTAFDTSDWGRDTALRVHCLRQLRDALNDEIETLREITIAEVGAPRSLTYRGQLQTPVDDLGFPAATAESYPWQVDLGVAAPMGIATARTVVREPFGVVGAITPWNFPHQVTFAKIGPALAAGNTVVLKPAPDTPWCAAEVGRIIAEKTDFPPGVVNIVTASDHRIGAQLAQDPRVDVVSFTGSTATGRSVMTAAAQTIKKVFLELGGKSAFVILDDAELSAACAAAASTVAMHAGQGCALTTRLLVPRERYGEALDAVAAAMSRVAVGDPNDPKTLCGPLISAKQRDRVQSYLDLAIAEGGTFHCGGGRPAGLDRGFFIEPTVIAGLTNQARVAREEIFGPVLVVLAHDGDADALRIANDSPYGLSATVFGSAERAARMASQLRAGTVNVNGGMWYSADVPFGGYKQSGVGREMGLAGFEEYLETKVVATAVPGAQH
- a CDS encoding PQQ-binding-like beta-propeller repeat protein, which translates into the protein MVALAGLLGGCANTDSWVDAAPAPGWPAQYADAANSSHTATAGATDLQLDWIRSVKGELGAQPALGVHGWMMLNAATEAGCSLMQWENADRGRQRWCTRLHQGGGFFGALIDGFDNVYVGQPGAMLSFPPTQWIRWRAPVIGMPSTPRILGDGLLLVVTHLGQVLIFDTHRGAVVGTPLDLVDGVDPTDFRRGLSDCAAARPDCPVAAAPAFSPESNVAVVSLWQPGAKESGLVGLKYHPGGVPLLTQEWSSDAVAAGVLASPVLSADGSTIYVNGRDQRLWAINAADGKAKWSVPLKFLAQTPPAVTPGGLIVSGGGPDTELVAYADRGDYAEQVWRREDTVPLSSSSLAGKVGYTVVAGTSLGPAGLSLLVFDPADGHTLNSYPLPEARGFPVGVSVGNDRRVAVATSAGQVFSFAPA
- a CDS encoding THUMP-like domain-containing protein; its protein translation is MTAGFRFEVDDVGYLSSPVGVTALAEVAGFALTDATRIADITALRGRFGTRTPALVETVLLRRRAAAKLAELPEASRWLFTDEALQQASAAPVARHRAHRIAAAAPGAVVHDVTCSVGTELAALSELIDRVLGSDLDPVRLAMARYNVGNDVDCVVRADALAPVSRGTVVLADPGRRGGGRRRFDPADYQPALDRLLEVYRDRDMVVKVAPGIDFEKIRQLGFDGEIEVTSWRASVREACLWSPGLAGPGVRRRAVSLDRGEQITDAEPDDCDVRPAGRWLIDPDGAVVRAGLVRQYGARHGLWQLDPEIAYLSGDELPDGVRGFEVLETLAYSEKRLRQALAARDCGALEILVRGVRDVQADPDALRRRLRLRGTQALSVVITRIGTGAAARAIAFVCRPSR
- a CDS encoding class I SAM-dependent methyltransferase: MGAMDRPAESKVDARALNGVSETALMTLNGRAYQAAHSHAIIDDPEAIRLVESIAFDFDKFGRRGQEMALRSLAVDRCATAYLHEHPEATVVALAEGFQTSFWRLNSIIGDPRFNWVSVDLEPVMRLRERLLPTSPRITNLAQSALDYSWMAQVDSSAGVFITAEGLLMYLQPRQAMDLIAACAERFPGGQMFFDVPPTLVKKVAPRGMRSSRHYRVPPMPFSLSPRQLARLTQTVPGIKAVHDVPIPKGRGLFFGTLFPAFWQWGPTKNFRGAYTLLEFA